One genomic segment of Rhizobium oryzihabitans includes these proteins:
- a CDS encoding response regulator produces the protein MLVDDLEENLLSLEALLRRDDLYLLKARSGDQALEILLEDDVALALIDVQMPGLNGFELAELMRGNERTRRIPIIFVTAGSTSERRRFEGYEAGAVDFIQKPIEPDVLRHKAEVFFELYRQRQQIEQQRDQLQTQAEALKEADRRKDEFLATLAHELRNPLAPLRNGLDILRRDPDDVRAYELREMMDRQLDHLVRLIDDLLDVSRVSQGKIELRQEKVRVADVVHSAAEASRPLIDRAAHTFELDIPTADLWIDADPARVSQVIANLLTNAAKYTPSGGTIKLSVTADGGKAVITIRDNGVGIPAEMQSDVFRLFAQVGGHRERSQGGLGIGLALVKQLVELHGGSVSASSEGTDRGSVFTVQIPLTAAPEEITTAEQSAKPTEKPSQRLKVLVIDDNPIIADTMGMLLEDIGHEFEAVHDGREALDAARNYRPDAILLDIGLPGMDGYEVCRALRQDHLFEHTTIIAQTGWGQDKDKELARDAGFDFHLTKPVPLADLQRILSGVAARD, from the coding sequence TCCTGTCTCTCGAAGCGCTGCTTCGTCGCGACGACCTGTATCTTCTGAAAGCCCGCTCCGGCGACCAGGCGCTCGAAATCCTCCTTGAGGATGATGTCGCGCTCGCCTTGATAGACGTCCAGATGCCTGGCCTCAACGGTTTTGAGCTTGCCGAACTGATGCGCGGCAATGAGCGAACCCGCCGCATCCCGATCATCTTTGTTACCGCCGGCAGCACGAGCGAGCGCCGCCGCTTCGAGGGATATGAAGCGGGAGCCGTGGATTTTATCCAGAAGCCGATCGAGCCCGATGTGCTGCGCCATAAGGCAGAGGTCTTTTTCGAACTCTATCGTCAGCGCCAACAGATCGAGCAGCAGCGGGACCAGCTTCAGACCCAGGCCGAGGCGCTGAAGGAAGCGGACCGCCGCAAGGACGAGTTCCTGGCCACTCTTGCCCATGAGCTTCGCAACCCACTTGCACCGCTTCGCAATGGTCTCGATATCCTGCGGCGCGATCCCGACGATGTGAGGGCTTACGAGCTTCGCGAGATGATGGACCGTCAGTTGGACCACCTGGTTAGGCTGATCGACGATCTCCTTGATGTTTCGCGTGTCAGCCAAGGAAAGATCGAGCTGCGCCAGGAGAAGGTCAGGGTCGCGGACGTCGTTCATTCAGCGGCCGAGGCCAGCCGCCCGCTTATCGATCGCGCAGCACACACCTTCGAGCTCGATATCCCCACCGCAGATCTTTGGATCGATGCGGACCCGGCCCGCGTGTCGCAGGTCATCGCCAACCTGCTGACCAACGCAGCAAAATACACGCCATCCGGCGGAACGATCAAACTATCGGTGACCGCGGACGGCGGCAAAGCTGTCATCACCATCCGCGACAATGGAGTAGGCATTCCGGCCGAGATGCAGAGCGACGTCTTCCGGCTGTTTGCGCAGGTCGGTGGTCATCGAGAGCGTTCGCAAGGTGGCCTCGGTATCGGCCTGGCCCTCGTCAAGCAATTGGTCGAACTGCACGGCGGCTCGGTCAGCGCATCAAGCGAGGGGACTGATCGAGGAAGCGTCTTCACTGTCCAGATCCCGTTAACCGCAGCCCCGGAGGAAATCACAACTGCGGAACAGTCCGCCAAACCAACGGAGAAGCCATCCCAGAGGCTGAAAGTCCTCGTCATCGATGACAACCCGATCATCGCCGACACGATGGGGATGTTGCTGGAGGACATCGGCCATGAATTCGAGGCGGTCCACGATGGACGAGAAGCTCTGGATGCCGCTCGCAACTATAGGCCAGACGCGATCCTGCTCGATATTGGCCTCCCCGGTATGGATGGCTACGAGGTCTGCCGCGCGCTGAGGCAGGACCACCTGTTCGAACACACCACCATCATCGCTCAGACAGGCTGGGGCCAGGATAAGGACAAGGAACTGGCCAGAGATGCGGGGTTCGATTTCCACCTCACCAAGCCTGTGCCTCTTGCGGATCTTCAGCGAATACTTTCGGGCGTGGCAGCAAGAGACTGA